GTGGCAGAACCTTGGGATCTGTTGGAGTCCATTCGTCATGCGGGGGCAATTTTCCTGGGGGATTCGACCCCGGAAGCTGTCGGTGACTATTTGGCAGGACCCAACCATACTCTGCCAACCTCCGGTGCGGCTCGCTACGCTTCGGCTTTGGGAGTAGAAACCTTTATGAAACATTCAAGCATTATACAGTACTCACCCCAGGCTTTGAAAAAAGTAGGTAAGGCGATCGAAACTTTAGCGGAAGCTGAGGGTTTACCCTCCCATGCTCAATCGGTGCGTATTAGGACTCAGGAGCAAAATTTGGAAGAATCTTCACGAGAACAAAACACGGACTGATGCGAGAAAATATGGAAGCACCAATCATGAATGTTTCTGAAATTTTTATCTATCCTATTAAATCTTGTCAAGGAATTTCTCTAAAACAAGCTGAAGTTACTCCCAAAGGTTTCCCTTGGGATAGAGAATTTATGCTGGTTGATCCTCAGGGGAAATTTCTCACGCAGCGACAATACCCCCAGTTAGCCACAATTAAAGTAGAATTATCCCCGGAAAAAATTATTCTCTCCCAACCCGCTCATTCCAAAGGTTCCTTTGAGTTTGAACCCAGTCTAACGGGAAAAGAAATCCCTGTACAAATATGGCGCGATCGCACTATCGCCATCGATCAGGGAGACGAAGTTGCAGACTGGTTTAATCAAGCTTTGGGTAAAAGTTGCCGTCTAGTGCGACAACCTCCTCAATATCAACGGAAAATTGAGTCAAGAGATGGGGTTCAACCGGGCGATACCGTCAGTTTTGCCGATGGTTACCCCTATTTATTGACAGCTAGCGCCTCTTTAGCTGAGTTAAACCGTAGAATCCCAGAATTCTCCAAGGTAGACATGACCAGATTTCGTCCCAATATCGTGATTACTACTCAAGAGCCTTTTGTCGAAGGAGATTGGCAATTAATTCAAATTGGTAGAGTGGATTTTGCTGTAGTTAAACCCTGTATTCGTTGTGTTATAACAACTATCAATCAAGATACTGGAGCTAAAGACCAATTTAAAGAGCCTTTAAGAACTCTGAGCACTTTTCGTCAATTTACTGACACAGGAATTTTATTCGGAGAAAATATGATTTCTCGTAGTCAAGGGATAATTAAAATTGGCGATCAAGTTCAAGTATTAGCGAAAAGGAACAAGCACACCGGGATCGCTTTGTATGGGGAGAATGTCTAAAATATCTGTTTGAGCACAATAGGCTAAATCGGCTTTTGCATTCAGACCTAATAATCTTTGTCCATGACTAGATTGTTCGAATAAATGGAGTAAGTTATCTTTCCACTGATCGTAAAGAGCGATCGCCGCGATCACTTCATCATTACCTACTTGATATTGGGGTAGTAGTGCTTGAGCGATCGCCCCTGCACAAACGGTATCTTCCAGAGAATAACCCCCTTCCCAACCCGACCCCAATAGCCAGACTGTGCCTGGTTCTTTTTTCAAGATATATTTAACCGCTGCGCGACGATTAACTAGAGCCGCAGTCATGACTATCTTAGATTCTCTAACTCTTTCTAAAGCTCTAGTGCCATTAGTGGTACTAATAAATAATCTTTTATCTTTAACTACATCCGGTACACAGTCTAGGGGAGAATTCCCCAAGTCACATCCTGCTACCTTTGCTCCTCCTCTCTCTCCCGCCTTCAATCTCAGTTGAGATGGCCATTCTGCGCTCACCTGCATTAACTGCTCAAGATCACTAAAAGCTTGTACAGCTTCTGCACCGGCGTTTAAGGCTGTAGCAATTGTAGTAGTAGCTCGCAATACATCAATGACCACAGCACAGTCGGGACAACTTTCTTTAGGACTCAGTTCAGGAGTGTGATAAACAAAGAGCTTCACGATAGAATTTATCCTCAATAATTAAAGCAGAATAATATCTTCTCATAAGTAGAATCAAAAACAACAAAAAAAGGTAGGACTTGTGATCCTACCTCTAAAGTTAAACGTAAGTTATACTTCTTGTTTACGGGTGGTGATGTCACCAACTTTTTGGAACAAACCGAATTCCACTTGCTCTTCGAGATCTGGATCAACTCCGGCAAAAACGTCACGATACAGAGTACGTGAACCATGCCAAATATGACCGAAGAAGAACAGTAGAGCGAAAACGGCATGACCAAAAGTAAACCAACCTCTGGTGCTAGTACGGAATACACCATCAGAACCTAGGGTTTCGCGATCAAACTCAAAAGGTTCTCCCAACTGAGCTTTACGCGCGTATTTCTTCACAGTTACAGGATCGCTAAAAGTTTGTCCATCTAATGAACCGCCATAGAAACTTACAGTTACCCCATTTTGTTCAAAACTGAATTGGGATTCTGCGCGTCGGAAAGGAATATCAGCCCGAACAATACCATCGGCGTCCGTTAGAATCACTGGGAAAGTTTCAAAGAAATTAGGCATACGACGTACAGTTAAGACGCGACCTTCAGCATCTTTGAAGACGGGGTGTCCGTCCCAAACTTGAGCGATACCATCACCTTTGTTCATTGGCCCAGTGCGGAATAAACCACCTTTAGCCGGGCTATTACCAATATAATCATAGAAAGCCAGTTTCTCAGGGATTTGTTCCCAAGCTTCTGTTAGGGTACTTCCTGAAGCCACACTAGCCTCTATTCTTCTTTCCATTTCTTGGCGATAGTAACCCTGATCCCATTGATAACGGGTTGGACCGAATAACTCAACGGGAGTTGTGGCGCTCCCGTACCACATGGTGCCGGCTACTATGAAAGCAGCAAAGAAAACCGCCGCGATACTACTAGATAATACCGTTTCGATATTACCCATTTTCAAAGCTCGATAGAGTCTTTCTGGGGGGCGAACGGTTAAATGGAATAGACCAGCG
This genomic window from Gloeocapsa sp. PCC 73106 contains:
- a CDS encoding MOSC domain-containing protein; its protein translation is MNVSEIFIYPIKSCQGISLKQAEVTPKGFPWDREFMLVDPQGKFLTQRQYPQLATIKVELSPEKIILSQPAHSKGSFEFEPSLTGKEIPVQIWRDRTIAIDQGDEVADWFNQALGKSCRLVRQPPQYQRKIESRDGVQPGDTVSFADGYPYLLTASASLAELNRRIPEFSKVDMTRFRPNIVITTQEPFVEGDWQLIQIGRVDFAVVKPCIRCVITTINQDTGAKDQFKEPLRTLSTFRQFTDTGILFGENMISRSQGIIKIGDQVQVLAKRNKHTGIALYGENV
- a CDS encoding 2-phosphosulfolactate phosphatase family protein is translated as MKLFVYHTPELSPKESCPDCAVVIDVLRATTTIATALNAGAEAVQAFSDLEQLMQVSAEWPSQLRLKAGERGGAKVAGCDLGNSPLDCVPDVVKDKRLFISTTNGTRALERVRESKIVMTAALVNRRAAVKYILKKEPGTVWLLGSGWEGGYSLEDTVCAGAIAQALLPQYQVGNDEVIAAIALYDQWKDNLLHLFEQSSHGQRLLGLNAKADLAYCAQTDILDILPIQSDPGVLVPFR
- the psbB gene encoding photosystem II chlorophyll-binding protein CP47; the protein is MGLPWYRVHTVVLNDPGRLIAVHLMHTALVAGWAGSMALYELAIFDPSDAVLNPMWRQGMFVLPFMARLGVTGSWGGWSVTGETGIDPGFWSFEGVAAAHIILSGLLFLAACWHWVYWDLELFTDPRSGESALDLPKMFGIHLFLSGLLCFGFGAFHLTGLFGPGMWVSDPYALTGHMQAVAPEWGPAGFNPFNPGGVVAHHIAAGVVGIIAGLFHLTVRPPERLYRALKMGNIETVLSSSIAAVFFAAFIVAGTMWYGSATTPVELFGPTRYQWDQGYYRQEMERRIEASVASGSTLTEAWEQIPEKLAFYDYIGNSPAKGGLFRTGPMNKGDGIAQVWDGHPVFKDAEGRVLTVRRMPNFFETFPVILTDADGIVRADIPFRRAESQFSFEQNGVTVSFYGGSLDGQTFSDPVTVKKYARKAQLGEPFEFDRETLGSDGVFRTSTRGWFTFGHAVFALLFFFGHIWHGSRTLYRDVFAGVDPDLEEQVEFGLFQKVGDITTRKQEV